In one window of Dromaius novaehollandiae isolate bDroNov1 chromosome W, bDroNov1.hap1, whole genome shotgun sequence DNA:
- the LOC135324484 gene encoding multicilin-like → MQQGGRRAFGSICPNTGYCSQDEPDFDFQEFRDAVDDFISDTSTLMPPPLDSADFDFSLGEDVAFSPCGLQPGSSAPPQLALQSLPPPELYWSDVADQHEKALGDALEENSQLQETLTRRQEELTSLRESNVQLKELASQARQLAAVLDKLMQPQCPDGAALPPPPPPPAAGEAAGVDTMLREVSERCRAALRSLGGGPEPKRQRRDAELHGGGGGGSEVLEALEALEAGGCLRAALGEAGGIRTLAFPQGSAFTLRTAGGGYRFRWVPR, encoded by the exons ATGCAGCAGGGCGGCCGCAGGGCCTTCGGCAGCATCTGCCCCAACACG GGTTACTGCTCGCAGGATGAGCCCGACTTTGATTTTCAGGAGTTCAGAGATGCTGTGGATGATTTCATATCTG ACACATCCACCTTAATGCCACCGCCACTGGACTCTGCCGACTTTGATTTCTCGCTTGGCGAGGACGTGGCCTTCAGCCCCTGTGGCCTGCAGCCGGGGAGCAGCGCCCCGCCGCAGCTGGCCCTGCAGAGCCTGCCTCCCCCCGAGCTGTACTGGAGCGATGTGGCGGACCAGCACGAGAAGGCGCTGGGAGATGCCCTGGAGGAAAACAGCCAG CTCCAGGAGACCCTCACGCGGAGGCAGGAAGAGCTCACGTCGCTGAGGGAGAGCAATGTGCAGCTGAAGGAGCTGGCGAGCCAGGCCAGGCAGCTGGCCGCCGTGCTCGAT AAGCTGatgcagccgcagtgccccgacggggcggcccttcctcctcctcctcctcctcctgccgccggggaggccgccggcgTGGACACCATGCTGCGGGAGGTGTCGGAGAGGTGCCGCGCCGCCCTGCGCAGCCTCGGCGGCGGCCCGGAGCCCAAGCGGCAGCGGCGGGATGCAGAGCTGcacggcggtggcggcggcggcagcgaggTGTTGGAGGCGCTGGAGGCGCTGGAGGCGGGCGGCTGCCTGCGGGCAGCgctgggggaggcgggcggcATCCGCACGCTGGCCTTCCCGCAGGGCAGCGCCTTCACCCTGCGCACGGCCGGCGGCGGGTACCGCTTCCGCTGGGTGCCGCGCTGA
- the LOC135324482 gene encoding cyclin-O-like → MVTAAGGGGDTGGLRRGPGSCPRPPAKRRRAAAGAPGPEPEPEPGPEGPLELQAFRDYGESWYRSRKRLESRFQPREPLARQPQVTAEARCRLVSWLIPVHRHLGVSFEALCLAVNILDRFLATTPVAADCFQLLGVTALLIACKQVEVHPPRVRELLALCCDAFSRQQLCSLECLVLHRLQFGLAAPTVSCFLEHFTQLRVAARGGDAAEARDARSLARGVAELSLADYAFTRYAPSLLAAAALGLADRLLRHRAPLDLRLSGHPRRLLRGCMGELRLLVALNGESLPLVLPPGLSERCSRLRGPDAPTPRCRPRAAAGKAAPAAGSRPAAAAPGRGAP, encoded by the exons atggtcacggcggcgggcggcggcggcgacacgggcgggctgcggcggggccccggcagctgcccgcggcccccggccaagcggcggcgggcggcggcgggggcgccgggaccggagccggagccggagccggggccggaggGCCCGCTGGAGCTGCAGGCCTTCCGCGACTACGGGGAGAGCTGGTACCGCTCCCGCAAGCGGCTGGAGAGCCGCTTCCAGCCGCGGGAGCCGCTCGCCCGGCAGCcgcag GTGACGgcggaggcgcgctgcaggctcgTCAGCTGGCTCATCCCCGTGCACCGGCACCTCGGCGTCTCCTTCGAGGCCCTCTGCCTCGCCGTCAACATCCTCGACCGCTTCCTCGCCACCACCCCCGTGGCCGCCGACTGCTTCCAGCTCCTGGGGGTGACGGCGCTGCTCATCGCCTGCAAGCAG GTGGAGGTGCACCCGCCGCGGGTGCGGGAGCTGCTCGCCCTCTGCTGCGACGCCTTCAGccgccagcagctctgcagcctcgaGTGCCTCGTGCTGCACAGGCTGCAGTTCGGCCTGGCGGCGCCCACCGTCAGCTGCTTCCTGGAGCACTTCACGCAGCTGCGCGTCGCCGCCCGCGGGGGCGACGCGGCGGAGGCCCGCGACGCCCGCAGCCTGGCCCGCGGCGTCGCCGAGCTCAGCCTGGCCGACTACGCCTTCACGCGGTACGCGCCCTCGCTgctggccgccgccgcgctggggctgGCCGACCGGCTGCTGCGGCACCGGGCGCCGCTGGACCTGCGCCTCAGCGGCCACccgcggcggctgctgcggggctgcATGGGCGAGCTGCGGCTCCTGGTGGCGCTGAACGGCGAGTCGCTGCCCCTCGTGCTGCCCCCCGGCCTCTCCGAGCGGTGCTCGCGGCTGCGCGGCCCCGACGCCCCGACGCCGCGGTgccggccgcgggccgccgccgggaaggcggcgccggccgcgggctcccgcccggccgcggccgcgccgggtcGCGGCGCTCCCTAG